Within the Telopea speciosissima isolate NSW1024214 ecotype Mountain lineage chromosome 4, Tspe_v1, whole genome shotgun sequence genome, the region TGGTTCGATTCAACAAAGACGTGTTCGTGGGTCAGGTATTAATGGGTCCAACCATTCAAGCCCTCATTTCCATGGGAACCAGTTCTTCGATCCAAGTCCTCAGTTCTCtaatcaaatcaatcaaaagtCCCCTTGTCGACGAAATTGAATCCAACGGAGAAATCCCCAAAATCATAAGCTTATTAAGCGCAGAAGACTTGTCGCTCAGAATCACTGCCATGGATTGTATCCCCGACATCGCCTATTTTGGGAGAAGAGAAGCAATCGAAGCGATGCTACAGGGTCTGATCAAGAAGCTTGTGGAGTTGCAGAGATCGGAACTCGGTGGTGCTTTGATAGAAATGGATCCATTTGACGAGAACAAGAACAGTGGGGTATGTGCGGGAGGTGTTGAAATTGAATccgaagaaaagaaagagagcaaAGAGGGGGAAATTCTGGAGACCAATCTTTTTGCTAGCTCTGTTGCGAGGTTTGCGGTGCACTTAGAGGTTGGGGAAGGTTTGagacaaagggagaagagagctTTCAAGCAGGAAATATTGAAGACAGTTAGGGAAGCTTGCTTTCCTGGTTTCTGCAGAATCTGTTTTGATTTGTTAATTAGTTCATGAAATCATTTTGATCCAGATTTAGATTAGGTTTCAATTGCTGGCTACAGAAAAAACCCATCTGGTATTTGATCTTTTTTGCTTTGCAAGAACTTCATTCAGTGCAGCCTTCTCTCTTTGATGGATTAATTCCAACTTCATTCTTAAGGTCTGAAATGGATAAGGATCCCAGCTTTTCATCGAGGAAACAAGCATGAGCAGATGGTTTTTTGGATAGATAAACCCTAaatcatttggggaagatgagaacaatttggtcattttattttttaatttgggTTGACTTTTATgacaagggtattttgatcattacagtccctaaaactaacatctaacatcccaaattaacTCACAGGACTAAAATGCTataatttattgaaaataatgGGAAATTTAGGATTAGAAAAGTTTCAAAtaggcatttggacaaatggataTTTTCAGGGGgtatttgacaaaaacccttttttttttttgttcttcttctattcttcccAACcaggccagcccatgcatctcccttccccaaCTTGGCTAACCCATGCAACTCCCTTCCCTATTATGGTCAGGGCAAATCAAGGTAAGCTCGGCCTGACCCTAAGGGTAGGTCAGGGTTAGATTTTTCTACCCCTAAgttagggtcaggttgggcatgggcccagctaaggagactcagggttggactaggattttaaaaggcccggtccaacccgaccctattgtaGCCCTCATGATCGATCCTGATTCTTATCGGAATTGGTCGTGACTAATCCGACACGATCGATTCTCTCTCAAAACCTTAAAATTTTCCCTGTTTTTGGATCCGTGGaccaattctagggttcttgaaggCCGATTCCAATGTGATCTAGATTGGACTTGTCACTGTCAGATTCCGTCTCCAATTTCACATTTTAAAAACCTTACTATTAACTAAAGAGTATCACTAATACGAGAGTCATTATCATCAATGTTCATAAAAATTGACTGTtgtcaataaatctaggataACTAGCACAAAATTGCATTACAATGacctttttttggttaattcaaaaatattatatagaattaaatatatatttttttatttggccATGATCACAGCATGAATGTTGTAGATCTCATAGAGAGTTACAACATTCATATAATATTTTAAAGTATTTTTTGACATTGTCATAACATTCATAATTTGTCTTTGACAGCTCTTACAAATGAGACTGAAATTAAATATGTTGTATTTAGTATTGGGGCATATAGAGCCAGAGGTCATGATAGGTTCTTTCACTTTTCTATCAACAATGTCaaaattttgttcaaaaatATATGAGACAAAAGACTCTGTTAGGGGACGTGGCTCTTGTACTTAGACACAAgatggggtgaaatgatcatccCACTCCGTGAAAGGCAAATATTCCActcttgttgatgcttctgtATGTGTTCTCATTGGCCTTATACTGGCACGGGGTACAAGGGTCATGCTTTTGGATAGAAAACCTCCACCCAAAAGATATTTATCTGTTTGTCAACAACAAATTTGTTAATGAATCACCTTAAAGTTGtcatggatagatttattttgccTTGTCAAGCTATGTTTGTGAAAGGTCGACAAATTTcgaataatattattatttccCATCAAATTTTCATTATCTTAAAACACAGAAAGATAAAAGAGGTTACATGGTCCTTAAGCTTGACATGTTAAAACCTTATGAAAGACCGATGATAAGCTAGAATGGAGTTTTTTGAAAgctattttgaattttttggatTTACTTCACTTGTGATATGATTGGATTTTAGGTTTCTTCTTGTACTTAATTTGTTAAACTTGAAAAGAATTGCTTTGGAAAATTTGTCTCAATTTTTAGCTGTTTATATAAATTTGAATTTATTTGAAGGAATTAAAATGGGTAAATCAACTTTAGAAATCTCTCATCTGTTGTTTGCAAATAATACTCTCATTTTTTGTAAAGCCAATAAAAACAATGTCTCTACTGTTGGAATAATTTTGAATTAATCTGATAAACAGAttaattttgataaaaatgatAATCTATTAATAGTTATTTGAAAGTCAAGACTTCTCTCTCTAACTCTATTTATTTAGGGACCCCTACTACCATTCCAAGAGCTAAATCTCCTCTACTGTTCAAAATCCTTCCTAGAGTTCAATTGAGATGTCTAGGAGAAAACTTCCACTTTTATCTCAAGCTGGATGTGCTGTCTTAATCAAATTGGTCCTTAATTCGGTATCTACATATATAATGTCTTGTTTTCTAGTTCTGTGTCTACATATATATAAGGCTGTGTTTGCTTACGAATTGGCTTTGGGAACTTTTCACTCTCTTATGGGATTTTAAGAATCTAACTACCTATTTTTCTGAAGTAAGTTTTATAAAGTAAGATAGGGACATGATTTTGTTGGCTCATAAATTTAGTTCGTAGAGCAAGAACTAAAAAACTTAGGTTTACTATTTTAGACGAAGTTTGTAAGTTGTTTGAGTTTATGAACTTttatttctcataaaaaaaataatatctaaGGATAAAACTTACTAGATATCTAGAAAGTGACAACATGCTCAAAGAATCATACACCAACTATGCTTCTAAGATAATGTCATCTTGATTGACcagcattttatttttttatttatataataattaatttggaTTGATAAAAATCAATGGACAACGAGACAacaatgtgaacaacatatcCATGAAGATTGTGTGCAAGCAAATATTGCCATACCACtcaaaatatattaaattatgaaaacattTGATAAGAACCTCATGGGCAAAATTTGAAagtgtttatttttctttatattagAGAATCTTGTTTTTTCAGACGGGCAAGTCTAAAGGGGGATCCGGCTCCTTCCAGTATACTTGTGCGCTACACGGCGTGCAGTTGGGGAACTCTGATCTACACGACAACATACATATCGACGTGTTGGTGtgtggatcgaggcctccccAGCCGCACGATATGCGCTGCACACCGTGTCGTGCGACCGAGGAGCTCAATCCTCTAGAGGGTAtctctagtcttacattaaaattttcaagtggAAGTGTGATGTTGCAATTgtgataattttattttttcaggtAAAAGCAATTTTGATCTTATAGATACCTATTACATGGTTTAGATTACCTATATGTTAAATTTCAAGCTCATGTTCAATTGTCTTCCTTCTTTTATATTTGCATATTTCATTGTATTTTCAATCATTCATTTCTTCTTACAAAATGTTTGTCTCTTCACTAGATTCGTAAGTTTTATTTTACCACGTAGCTGACTCCATTTCAATTGAAACTTAGCATGCAAATAATGGACCTTGGATTCTACTTGTTCACAAATTTCAGTTATATCCCTTCCCCTTTATCCCTTTACTCTGATCATATGCCAAGTTTTAACCAATTCAAATTTTGTTAAGCGATAAAATGGATATTTGAAAATTCAAGATATGTAAGAGCACATAATAGTGGTTTGAATACCGTAGATATATACAACATATATGGGGACGCATGCCATACTAGAatggtatttgattgaattaaactttgaaatttgacatgtgccTAAGTCCAACCATGCCTCTTTATGTGGCAATCGAAATTGACACATCATCTATCTATGTAGCTCAAAATGgtggacctttttttttttgtttggtaaaccAAAATGGTGGACCTTCCATGCCCTTACAAAGTTGAGGGTTGTATAAAATAAGTTTTCCATACTAATCTTGGCCATCTGTCAAATTTGGAAATTAAACCCAAGACTAGTGTCTACTAAACCTTTTTCTCTTTGCATTGTCCCTTATCTCAAATTAAACcattttaccacaaaaaaaacaaagaagaaattgaatcaTTAATTTTATAATGGGTGTGCTTCAGTCAAATGATGATATCACCAACTTGTCAACAAAGCCACGGAATAAACTATTACATGGTGGTCAAAAGTAGAATAAATATCTGtttggaaagagaaggggataGGGTTTCCCACGCTAtcagaatggaaaaaaataCATGCTTTGTGACCTTCACTTTTAATGAGAGAGCATGAGAAAGAATTCAAACGCAGATAGTGTGCAAGACTTTtcccagaaaagaaaattacagaCATGCTTGACTATTTAAATCTCATTTCTACGATAATATATATTTGTGAGGGGGCATGTATACTGCAGTTGCATACACGAGTAGTATTCCAATTCCTGTACCTTtctatatatatgaaaaaactgaaaccgaactgATAATTAATAGCGGTTTGATAATAATCTATTAAGATTAAGTGATAAGAAATTGAACTAACCAAACGTATAactattggtttggtttttaaaaTCCAAATCCTTGTTGGTCTTGTTTCGGTATATGATCAATAATGCTAAAACCAGAAAATATTCGAAACCAATTCAACcaaccatttgacacccctagatcgTAGGTTCCCCGAAACATAAACttacatttttggtttttgttgaaAATCAGTAGTTATAACCCCAAAGAAGATGCACACACTCCGGtccagggttttagtaattggtattggtattgatatCAGTGTCGATATTGGTCTCTGTTGATATCGATCTGGATCAGTCCGTATCAATAGATTTATCCTTGTTTTCtttgaaaaattagattttatttttacattgtTACCCTTTTCCACCAATCCACCAATATGGGATTGGCCAGGAATCCGTATCAGATGATCCGCCGATCCGATGCAATTTGTCAAACCATgttccggtctggtttatatgATAAAGCCAGCCAACGTGTCGGTTACTATCAGCCATTCAGCCCTCTAATTACGTGTAAAGACTAACAGAGAGCTTTGACTAAAGCTACGCGGCGGACCGAGCCGAGGACCCACCCAACCCGAGCGACTTCTTTTGCCTTTTCCAGTTCCAGGTTTTCCATGAAATACCGCGTCGGGTAAACTTTGGGCTACAAGCCGCCACTGACACCGTGAAACCAATCTATTAAATTACGGAAAAACCCCCCTAGTTGATTCATTATAAAATGCACATTTCATGGACAGAGCAGGGCTAAAACTGTAACTCTGAATAGCGTAACCTCCGTGGCCCGTAACCTTCAGCCGTAGAAGAGAGAAAACTATTAAGTATTAAGAACGTTCCACTGTGGCACTGTGTCTCCTTGATTTTCCTCTCCTCTGGCCGTGACTGAGTCTCCGAGCTTGAAGGCTACCAGATCTGACTCTTCTTCGAAATTTAGGGTTCCTGATTTGGATCGATTGGTAGGAGCTAGGCCTTCGCTCAATTCGATCGGTCTGCAAGACTGCAACCATGGCGAAAGGAAGGCATTATCGGATGCCTAACAGGAAATTTTCTTCGTTCACGCTCCTCTTATCTATGCTCCTCATGCTGACCGTCGTTCTCTTGATGCTTCTCGCCCTAGGAATTTTCTCTATTCCGGTCAACAACGATGATTCCCCGAAAGCTAACGATCTCAGTTCAGTTCGCATTAAGAATGCCGTCAGGTACGTAACTTTAAATCTGTTGTTATTGGAGTTTTCTGCATTTGATGATGTTCTGATTCTTCTGCGTATTATTGAATTCTGGAATTGTTGCAGAACTGGACTGGGTGAGAGAGACGATCAATGGACCGAAGTTATCTCCTGGGAGCCAAGAGCCTTTGTTTATCACAATTTCCTGGTTAGCTGAAATTTCCTTTCGTATCCCCATAATTAatctttcgttttttttttttttttttttggggtgggggggggggtgtgtggcAATTTGAAGGGACAGGGTGAACAGTTTCGGCCAATTGCCGGTCTTTTATGATCATTTGCAGTTCTATGCTGTATGGTCTAACAATTAAGTCATTAATTTGTCCCTCTGCAAGTCTGTGGATCAATATGTCGGTTCGTCTTAGAACTGCAATTTCTATTCTTCTTGAACTGTAAAAGCATTCTTGCTGAATCACACAAGACTACCGTCATACTTATATCTATGATGAAAAAACCAGAAGGCCGTTTGAATGTTATGAAATGCAACGCAATTTAGTGGAAATGCGAAAATGACGGCTTTAAGTGATCATGGATACCTCTGGGTTAAGCTTATTCTGTGTTAATGGAAAACTTTCAAAAGCGAACAAAACACTGTGATATGTTATGTAGTCAGTAGTTACCACATTCTTACTTGTCGTTTCCTCACTTACATGATGATTTGCTTTCATTATCAATGAAAGAAGAATCAAGATAAAGTTATGGGATCCATCAATATTGCATTCCTTACTGTAGACATAGTTCTCGAACTGTCCACTCAAgaattttctttctccttctttgaaCAGTCTAAAGAGGAATGTGAATACTTAATTGAACTAGCAAAGCCTCATATGGAGAAGTCAACAGTTGTTGATAGTGCCACCGGCCAGAGTAAGGATAGCaggtctctcgctctctctctctctctctctttctctgtgtgtgtgtgtgtctctgtgtgtgtgtgtgtgttgctTAATATAGATTTTGGTCTGTAGGGTGCGCACTAGCTCTGGAACATTTCTCAGAAGAGGGCAAGATAAAATCATTAGAGACATTGAGAAAAGGATTGCTGACTTCACTTTCATACCTGCAGGTATGCAGTTTGGAGATACTTACACTAATCATTATGGTTTTGTCAATGGcttatatttctttcttttttatgtgcACTGTATCATGTCCTCAAACCTCTCTCTGTTTTATGATTTTACATGCTTTGGCTGAAGGGCACATGTCATGGTATTTggaagaaaagtgaagaaattcTAAGGCACATATATAAAGATTCTAtgttaagatttatggaaaACATTTAGCATATTTCTATTTCCTGAGCTGTCTAATAACATAAAAAGGGCATctggaaagaaaagtgaaaaactCCTATGCATTTATATGAAGACAAGATTTTACATTGAGCTTTATGTAAAACATTTACCATTTTGCAGACAACAAATTGCAAGTCCACCCCCAACCCCCTTCCCCCACACGGTAGTTGTTAGATGTGTAGGAGATATACAGACACCTTGGGGCAAGCAGGATCAGAAgacaaaaaggaaataaaactaTATCACATTGCATTCACAGATATAAAAATCAAACCTTGTAGCCCCCTCCTTAGCtaatcccccccctccccttccaaATGCAGTGCTAATCCTGAACCAGTGAGATCCAATGGGGGATCAGCTATGAGACAGGATCACAGTTAAAAGGACAAACCAGATTAGGAGAGAACTTATAAAGTTGAGCAAAGCAATTTGGATTGGCCGGAAATATTGGTTGATTGCTCAGTTCAGAGGTTAGGACaagactgcaaatcacattctgaCGGTTAGATCTCAAGATCTAGAAGAATCCTATTCTAATTAGGTAACTGGAAAACCCTGGCATAAATCAGAAATCGATCACTAGGTTTAAGGATTCAAAATAATCTGA harbors:
- the LOC122660085 gene encoding probable prolyl 4-hydroxylase 3 encodes the protein MAKGRHYRMPNRKFSSFTLLLSMLLMLTVVLLMLLALGIFSIPVNNDDSPKANDLSSVRIKNAVRTGLGERDDQWTEVISWEPRAFVYHNFLSKEECEYLIELAKPHMEKSTVVDSATGQSKDSRVRTSSGTFLRRGQDKIIRDIEKRIADFTFIPAEHGEGLQILHYEVGQKYEPHYDYFNDEFNTKNGGQRIATVLMYLSDVEEGGETVFPAAKANFSSVSWWNELSECGKKGLSVKPKMGDALLFWSMSPDATLDPSSLHGGCPVIRGNKWSSTKWMHINEYRV